The window AACCCCGCTCCCTGATCTTCCCCTTCTACCGCGCCCCCTGACCCCACCCGGAGACCCCACTGTGCCGTTACCCACCGTGAACCTCGACGACCGCCGCTTCGATGACATCCTCGAAGAGGCCCGCCGCCTCATCCCGCAGTTCTGCCCCGAATGGACCGACCACAACCCCAGCGACCCCGGCATGGCCATCCTGGAAGTGTTCGCCTGGATGACCGACCTGCTGCTGTACCGCGTGAACCAGGTGCCGGACAAGCTGCTGATCGCGTTCCTGGACCTGATCGGCGTGCAGCTGGCCCCGCCGCGCGCCGCGCAGGCCCCGGTCACGTTCTACCTGAGCGCCCCGCAGGACACGCCGCTGGCCATCGCCGCCGGGACCGAGGTCGCCACGCTGCGCACCGAGGTGAACGAGGCGACCGTGTTCTCCGCCGAGCGCAGCGGCGTGATCCGCCCGCCACAGCTGAGCGGCCTGTACACCGCCAACACCCTGGCGCAGGTGCAGGGCGAGGAACGCGGCGTCCGGCACGACCTGGCGCAGCTGGGCCTGCCCGGCTACCGCTTCCCGATCTTCCAGCCGCAGCCGCAGCCCGGCGACGCGCTCTTCGTGCAGCTCGCCGGGGACCACAGCGACCACGTCCTGGCCCTGCACTTCGGCGTGGAACTCGCCGGGGGCGCGGGCGTGAACCCCAACCACCCCCCGTACGTCTGGGAGGCGTGGCAGGGCGGCGTGAGCCGCTGGGCGCAGTGCGAGGTGGAGTACGACGGGACCGGCGCGTTCAACATGTCCGGCGAGCTGATTCTGCGCCTGCCCACCCTGCGCGAGGGCACCTTCTTCGAGCAGCGCGGCTACTGGCTGCGCTGCCGCCTGACCAACGAGCAGATGCACGCCGGGTACCGCGTCAGCCCGGACCTGGAGACGTTACGCGTGGACGCGCGCGGCATCACCGTGCCCGCCCGGCACGCCACGGTCGTCACGAACGAACTGCTCGGCCAGAGTGACGGCACGCCCGGCCAGCGCTTCACGCTGCTCAACGGGCCCGTCCTGCACCTCGACCCGGACCGCGACCTGATCGAGGTCATCACGCCCGAGGGCGACAGCGTCCTGTACACCCCGGTGGAGGACTTCAGCCTGTCCTCGCCGCTCGACCCGCACTTCACGTTCGACACCGCCACCCGCGAGGTCGCCTTCGGGCCCAGCGTGCTGCAACCCGACGGCAGCGTCTACCGGTTCGGCCTGACCCCACCGCAGGGCGCCACGATCCGCATGCGCCGCTACCAGTACGGCGGCGGCGCCATCGGGAACGTCCCGGCGCGCAGCCTCAGCGTCCTGAAAAGCAGCCTGCCGTACGTGGCCCGGGTCACCAACCACGCCCCGGCCGTGGGGGGCCGCAACGCCCAGCAGCTGGAGGACGCCGTGCAGCGCGTGCCGCAGCTGCTGCGCACCCGCACCCGCGCCGTCACCGCCGACGACTACGAACACCTCGCCGCGCAGGTGCCCGGCGTCGCCCGCGCCCGCTGCGTCACGCCCAACATGCACGCCCCCGGCCAGACCTACCCCGGCCAGATCCGCGCGCTGCACGTCCCACCCGGTCAGGTCACGGTCGCCATCCTGCCCGAGGTGCGCCTCGACGACCCCGGCGTGGACGTCGATCCACTCACGCCGGGCCGGGTGGCGCCCGAACGCCTGACCCTCAGCGCTGAACTGCGCGCCGCCGTGCAGGAGGAACTCGACCTGCGCCGCCCGGTCGGCACCACCCTGGACCTGCGCGCCCCGCAGTACGTGTGGGTCAGCGTGACCGCCACGGTCCGCGCCGCGCACGCCGCCAGCCGCCCCGCAAGAGAGGACGTCCGACGCCGCGCCCTGCACGCCCTGTACAGCTACCTCAACCCCTACACCGGCGGGCCCGACGGGCACGGCTGGCCGTTCGGGCGCACCCTGACCCTCAGCGAACTGTACGGCCTGCTGCGCGGCGTGCCGGGCCTGGAAGTCGTGGAGGACGTGCAGGTCGTCCTGACCGAACCCGGCCAGCCCGACACGCGCGAGGTCGTGACCGGCAGCCTGCCCATGCCCCCACAGGCGCTGATCGTCAGTGACGTGCACCACGTCCGGGTGGAACAGGGATGAGCGCCACCCTGCAGGTCCGCCGGGGCGGCGAGGTGCAGCGCGTGCTGCCCCTGGCCCGGGCGCTCTCGATTGGCCGCACGCCCGACAACGGCCTGCCGCTGCGCGACCCCGCCGTCGCCATCCGCCACGCGGAGATCAGCGCCGAGGGCGGCGCGCTCCTGCTCACCCACCTCTCGTCAGGCGAGCACGTCACCTTCGTGAATGGCCACCGGCTCTCACCAAACGAACCCCGGCGCCTGGAAGCTGGGGACGAAATCCAGATCGGCCCGTTCACGCTGGCCTTCCTGACCGCCGCGCCCGACACCCAGCCCGCCCCACCCCCCACCGGGCGCGTGCGCGAACAGGGCGACCTCGCCGCCCGGTCCGCCCGCCCGCCCCTGCCCACCTTTCCGCCCGAGACGCCCGCACGCGGCACCCTGGCGCTGTACACCGAGTACCTCCCGCCCTTCTTTCAGGAATCCGAATTCCTGTCCAGGTACCTGAAGATCTTCGAGGCGATCTGGGAGCCCCTCCAGCGCCGCCAGGACAGCGTGGACATGATCTTCGACCCCCGCGTGGCGCCGCCGCGCGTGCTGGCCTGGATGGCCGCGTGGCTGGGCGTCCCGCTGGACCCCCACTGGCCCGAGGCGCGCCAGCGCGCCTGGCTGCGCGAGGCCGTCACGCTATACCGCTGGCGCGGCACCCGGCACGGCCTGAGCCGCGCGCTGGAAACCGTGTACGGCCTGAGCCCCGTCCTGCGCGAGGACAGCGCCCAGCCGTACACGCTGACCGTGCGCCTGCTCGACCCGCCCGACGGGGACGACACCGCCAGCCGCGAGGCCGTCACCGCGTTCATCCACGCGCACGCGCCCGCGCACACCCGCGTGGACGTCGAGTGGATCAGCGCACCGGGCGCCCCACCCGACCCGCCCGGCCCGGCTGAACCCGCCGCCCCGCCGGCCCCTGAACCCCTCACCGCCCAGCCTCCCCAGGCCCAGACCCCCGACGCAGGACCCACCGCATGACCGATACCAAGATCTTCCACCACTACCAGCTCACGCGGCCCCTGGGCGGCGACTGGCTCGGGGCCGTGCACGTCGCCACCGACCTCGACGAAGGCCGCGAGGTCGCCCTGCGCGTCCTGGACGAGACCACCAGCGGCCAGTCGTTCCTGCTGATGCAGCTTGAACGCCTGCTGCTGCGCGTCTCCACCCTGCGGCACGCGCACCTGCTGCCCACCGGGGAACTCCAGACGCGCGCCGGACGCGCCTTCTACGCCATGGACCTCGGCCGCGCCGGCAGCGCCCGCGCCCTCCTGCAGGCGCAGGCGAAAGAGGCGCGGCCGCTGCCGATCGTCACCGCCGTGGAACTCGTCCGGCAGGCCGCCGCGGGCCTCGCGCACGCGCACGCGCACGGCCTGATGCACGGCAACCTGAAACCCGAGAACCTGATCATCCAGCCCGGCCGCGCCCTGCTGGGCCACGCCGGGTACGTCACGCAGCTCTCGGACTTCGGCCTGGCGGAACTGCGCGCCGGCAGCTACGGCACGCACGACCGCGCGGTCGTGAACGCCCTGGCGTACATGAGCCCCGAGCAGTGCCGCGGCGTGCGCAACGAACTGCGCACCGACCTGTACGCCTTGGGCCTGGTGCTGTACGAACTGCTGACCGGCCTGGTGCCCTTCGACATCCGCGACGCGGCCGAGGCGCTGGAAAAACACCAGCACGTCGCGCCCCGCCAGCCCAGCGCGCTGCGCCCCGAACTGCCCGAGGCGCTGGAAGAGGTGATCCTCACCTGCCTGGCCAAGGACCCCGAGGACCGCTACCCGGACGCCGCGGCGCTTGAAGGGGCGCTGCAACACATCCTGAATACCCTGATGCCCGGCGGTCCTGAACCCACCGTGCGCCTCAGCGCCCTGCCCTTCCTGCCCCCGCCGCCCCCGCTGGACGGCGTGACGCCCGGCACCGACACGGACCTGCTGGTGTTCAGTGAACGGCACGAACTGCTGCGCACCCTGCCCGTGACCACCCCCACCCTGACGGTGGGCCGCGCGCACGGGAACACCGTCGTGCTCGATCACGCCGGGGTGAGCCGTCACCACCTGAACGTCACGTTCCAGAACGGCCAGGCGACCGTCACCGAACTGACCGCCACGAACGGCGCCGTCATGGACGGGCTGCCACTGACGCCCATGACGCCGCTGCGCTGGCCTGAGCGCACGCCCGTGTACCTGCGCCCCTACTGGCTGGTGCTCGTCCCGCCGCGCCGCGCCCCCACCCGCTCACGGATCGTGGTCACGCCCGACGTGGAGCGCCTGACCCTCACGCCCGGCCGGCCCGCCCAGCTGCACCTGAACCTCGCCAACACCGGCGTGACCGTGGACCACTTCCGCCTGAGCCTGGACGGCATCCCGCCGGAATGGGTGCTGGACGCCCACCAGGAAGTGCAGCTGAACCCCGGCACGCAGGGCAGCGCCACGCTGACCGTGCAGGCGCCCCGCGACAGCCGCAGCCGCGCCGGCACGTACGACGTGACCGTCATCGCCCGCTCGCGCGAGAACCCCGAGGAGACCGGCACCGCGCCGCTGAGCGTCATCGTCACGCCGTTCCACGAGACGGTCGCCACGCTGCTGCCCCCCACCCGCCGCACCTGGCGGCACACCACGTACACCCTGAAGCTGGAGAACAAGGGCAACACCGACCTCGTGCTGTCCCCCAGCCTGCGCGACAACGAGGGCGAGGTGCACGTCCTGCCGCGCCTGAGTGACCTCGTGCACCTGCCGCAGGCGCCCAATGCCGCTGGGCACGTCGTGAACCCCGAGCAGC of the Deinococcus radiotolerans genome contains:
- a CDS encoding putative baseplate assembly protein, which translates into the protein MPLPTVNLDDRRFDDILEEARRLIPQFCPEWTDHNPSDPGMAILEVFAWMTDLLLYRVNQVPDKLLIAFLDLIGVQLAPPRAAQAPVTFYLSAPQDTPLAIAAGTEVATLRTEVNEATVFSAERSGVIRPPQLSGLYTANTLAQVQGEERGVRHDLAQLGLPGYRFPIFQPQPQPGDALFVQLAGDHSDHVLALHFGVELAGGAGVNPNHPPYVWEAWQGGVSRWAQCEVEYDGTGAFNMSGELILRLPTLREGTFFEQRGYWLRCRLTNEQMHAGYRVSPDLETLRVDARGITVPARHATVVTNELLGQSDGTPGQRFTLLNGPVLHLDPDRDLIEVITPEGDSVLYTPVEDFSLSSPLDPHFTFDTATREVAFGPSVLQPDGSVYRFGLTPPQGATIRMRRYQYGGGAIGNVPARSLSVLKSSLPYVARVTNHAPAVGGRNAQQLEDAVQRVPQLLRTRTRAVTADDYEHLAAQVPGVARARCVTPNMHAPGQTYPGQIRALHVPPGQVTVAILPEVRLDDPGVDVDPLTPGRVAPERLTLSAELRAAVQEELDLRRPVGTTLDLRAPQYVWVSVTATVRAAHAASRPAREDVRRRALHALYSYLNPYTGGPDGHGWPFGRTLTLSELYGLLRGVPGLEVVEDVQVVLTEPGQPDTREVVTGSLPMPPQALIVSDVHHVRVEQG
- a CDS encoding phage tail protein → MSATLQVRRGGEVQRVLPLARALSIGRTPDNGLPLRDPAVAIRHAEISAEGGALLLTHLSSGEHVTFVNGHRLSPNEPRRLEAGDEIQIGPFTLAFLTAAPDTQPAPPPTGRVREQGDLAARSARPPLPTFPPETPARGTLALYTEYLPPFFQESEFLSRYLKIFEAIWEPLQRRQDSVDMIFDPRVAPPRVLAWMAAWLGVPLDPHWPEARQRAWLREAVTLYRWRGTRHGLSRALETVYGLSPVLREDSAQPYTLTVRLLDPPDGDDTASREAVTAFIHAHAPAHTRVDVEWISAPGAPPDPPGPAEPAAPPAPEPLTAQPPQAQTPDAGPTA